One Pirellulales bacterium DNA segment encodes these proteins:
- a CDS encoding AMP-binding protein → MFTDTPTSGLTNVSPDNCFPMQGAGAAGLQARSLVEVFRRRAAENSDRVAFTFLPGGEVTAPEDRTYSQLDERARAIAARLQQTCRPGDRALLMYDSGLDYIAALAGCLYAGVVAIPVFPPDPLRAARTLPRLEAIVSDAQASVLLGTAADLAWAGAMLGAIPGLGQLLPSDTIELSLADAWAAPTLDRDTPAFLQYTSGSTGTPKGVLVRHGNVLANMAQMEQMIDLENAIVCTWLPAYHDMGLVGGIFQCWYSGRRNVMLSPLAFFQQPLRWLQAVAAYRATTLAAPDFAYDLCVRKIKAEDRRDLDLGSVRLALSGAEPVRRATIERFVEAFGECGIRREIFCPCYGMAEATLLVSASPRDTGPRVVNYDAAALTQNRAVAIAKAGAHARSLVSCGRPPANLRLAIVDPQTRAPLGPGDVGEIWIAGPNVAGGYWGQAEESRTRFQAVTATGEGPFLRTGDLGFIDNGELFISGRFKDLIIIRGRNFHPQDIEQSIENCHEAIKPRGSAAFSIDEGGREQLILVQEITRPKKADLDEVSRAIGGAILEAHDLAVDAVVLVRQGTIPKTTSGKIQRHACRQQYLSGELEVLHTWQTPCARPGLETYVAPRNELESHLAGMWAEILDIEQVGIFDSFFDLGGSSLLATQLMTRLADQLGAEIPLRDLFDRPTVAALAEMITAHTTQAVQRRSADAALLDYLDTVSDEDAEALLAGGPVPNVAAPRPSTTPKSHASYYSLTVPSSNGDTAGVTQH, encoded by the coding sequence ATGTTTACTGACACGCCAACCTCCGGATTGACCAACGTGAGCCCAGACAATTGCTTTCCGATGCAAGGGGCCGGCGCCGCCGGATTGCAGGCCCGTAGCCTGGTCGAGGTATTTCGCCGCCGCGCGGCCGAGAACTCCGATCGGGTCGCGTTTACGTTTTTACCCGGCGGAGAAGTTACGGCCCCCGAAGACCGTACCTATTCCCAGCTCGACGAGCGCGCTCGGGCAATCGCGGCACGTCTGCAACAGACCTGCCGCCCCGGCGATCGCGCGCTGTTGATGTACGATTCCGGATTGGATTACATCGCCGCCTTGGCCGGCTGCCTGTATGCCGGCGTAGTGGCGATCCCCGTGTTTCCGCCCGACCCATTGCGTGCGGCCCGCACCCTGCCGCGCTTAGAAGCCATCGTCAGCGACGCCCAAGCGTCGGTGTTATTGGGGACGGCCGCCGACCTGGCGTGGGCCGGCGCGATGTTGGGCGCCATTCCGGGCCTGGGACAATTGTTGCCCAGCGATACGATCGAACTTTCCCTGGCCGATGCATGGGCGGCGCCAACGTTGGATCGCGACACGCCGGCCTTCTTGCAATACACCTCCGGATCGACCGGTACGCCCAAGGGGGTCCTGGTGCGCCACGGCAATGTGCTGGCGAACATGGCGCAGATGGAGCAGATGATCGATCTAGAGAACGCCATCGTCTGCACGTGGCTGCCAGCCTATCACGACATGGGACTGGTCGGTGGAATTTTCCAGTGCTGGTACAGCGGCCGACGGAATGTGATGCTCTCTCCGCTGGCGTTTTTTCAGCAACCGCTGCGGTGGCTACAAGCCGTGGCCGCGTATCGCGCCACGACGTTGGCCGCGCCCGATTTCGCTTATGACCTGTGCGTGCGCAAGATCAAAGCGGAAGATCGTCGCGACCTGGATCTCGGCAGCGTTCGCTTGGCCCTTTCCGGCGCCGAGCCGGTGCGCCGGGCAACGATCGAGCGTTTTGTCGAAGCGTTCGGCGAGTGCGGCATTCGTCGGGAAATCTTCTGCCCCTGCTACGGCATGGCCGAAGCGACGTTGCTCGTCAGCGCCTCGCCAAGAGACACGGGGCCGAGAGTCGTCAATTACGACGCCGCTGCACTAACGCAGAATCGTGCCGTGGCGATTGCCAAGGCCGGAGCGCACGCACGGTCGCTGGTTAGTTGCGGGCGCCCGCCGGCGAACCTGCGCCTGGCGATTGTTGATCCGCAGACTCGGGCGCCGCTCGGACCGGGCGACGTCGGCGAGATCTGGATTGCCGGGCCCAACGTGGCTGGCGGCTATTGGGGCCAGGCTGAAGAATCGCGCACCCGATTCCAGGCCGTCACCGCGACAGGCGAAGGGCCTTTCTTGCGCACCGGCGACTTGGGCTTTATCGACAACGGCGAACTGTTCATCAGCGGACGCTTTAAAGACTTGATTATTATCCGCGGCCGTAACTTTCACCCGCAGGACATCGAGCAATCGATCGAGAACTGCCACGAGGCAATTAAGCCGCGCGGTTCGGCGGCGTTTTCGATCGACGAAGGCGGACGCGAGCAATTGATTCTGGTCCAAGAAATCACCCGTCCCAAGAAGGCGGATCTCGACGAAGTGTCGCGAGCCATCGGGGGGGCGATCCTCGAAGCGCACGATCTGGCGGTCGACGCCGTGGTGCTGGTGCGGCAAGGGACGATCCCCAAGACCACTAGCGGCAAGATCCAACGTCATGCCTGCCGGCAGCAATATCTAAGCGGCGAGTTGGAAGTGCTGCACACCTGGCAAACCCCGTGCGCGCGGCCCGGACTGGAGACCTACGTCGCGCCGCGAAACGAACTCGAATCGCACCTGGCGGGCATGTGGGCCGAGATTTTGGACATCGAACAGGTCGGCATCTTTGACAGCTTCTTCGACCTGGGGGGCAGCAGTCTGTTGGCAACCCAATTGATGACGCGATTGGCCGATCAGCTCGGCGCCGAAATTCCGTTGCGAGATTTGTTCGATCGGCCGACCGTGGCGGCCCTTGCTGAAATGATCACCGCACATACCACACAAGCAGTACAACGGCGGTCGGCGGATGCGGCGTTATTGGATTATTTGGATACCGTATCCGATGAGGATGCCGAGGCGCTGCTCGCCGGGGGCCCGGTTCCGAACGTCGCCGCGCCGCGCCCATCGACCACACCCAAGTCGCATGCCAGTTACTACTCGTTGACCGTCCCCTCAAGCAATGGTGATACGGCCGGCGTAACCCAGCACTAG